The following proteins are encoded in a genomic region of Nitratireductor sp. GISD-1A_MAKvit:
- a CDS encoding ABC transporter substrate-binding protein produces the protein MKTPMIIGALALSLAGTTVHAADLKFTPGEDARFNWQSFEDFKAAHDLTGQKLSIFGPWLSADQELFESVFAYFEEATGAEVNYSGSDSFEQQIVIDTEAGSAPDLAIFPQPGLAANLAEKGHLAPLGDETADWMKDNYAAGSSWVDLGSYNGKDGTKAFYAFPYKADLKSLVWYVPENFEDAGYQVPETLEELKTLTEEIAANGETPWCIGLGSGGATGWPATDWVEDMMLRTQPPEIYDQWVNNEISFDDERVVGAIEEFGWFARNDNFVAGGAGGVASTDFRDSPKGLFGVPAECYMHRQASFIPSFFPEGTKLGVDADFFYMPAYEGKDLGKPVLGAGTVFGITRDTDAARAFIEFLKTPIAHEIWMAQSGFLTPYTGVSSEAYANDALRKQGEILAEATTFRFDGSDLMPGKVGAGAFWTGMIDYVGGKSAKDVAADIQKEWDAIK, from the coding sequence ATGAAAACGCCCATGATCATCGGCGCGCTAGCCCTTTCGCTCGCCGGCACCACCGTTCACGCCGCCGACCTGAAATTCACGCCCGGGGAAGACGCCCGCTTCAACTGGCAGAGCTTTGAAGACTTCAAGGCAGCCCACGACCTCACGGGGCAGAAACTGAGCATTTTCGGGCCATGGCTTTCGGCAGATCAGGAATTGTTCGAATCGGTCTTTGCCTATTTCGAAGAGGCGACTGGCGCCGAGGTGAACTATTCAGGCTCCGATTCGTTCGAACAGCAGATCGTCATCGACACGGAAGCCGGCAGCGCGCCCGACCTTGCCATTTTTCCGCAACCGGGGCTGGCCGCCAATCTTGCGGAAAAGGGGCACCTCGCGCCGCTTGGCGATGAGACGGCCGACTGGATGAAAGACAATTATGCCGCGGGCAGTTCCTGGGTCGATCTTGGCTCCTACAATGGCAAGGATGGTACAAAGGCATTTTACGCATTTCCCTACAAGGCCGACCTGAAATCACTCGTCTGGTATGTTCCTGAAAACTTCGAGGACGCCGGCTACCAGGTCCCTGAAACGTTGGAAGAGCTGAAAACGCTGACCGAGGAAATTGCCGCCAACGGCGAGACGCCCTGGTGCATCGGTCTTGGGTCGGGTGGCGCAACCGGCTGGCCGGCAACAGACTGGGTCGAAGACATGATGCTGCGTACCCAGCCACCTGAAATCTATGACCAGTGGGTCAATAACGAGATCTCCTTCGACGATGAACGCGTCGTCGGTGCCATTGAGGAGTTCGGCTGGTTCGCCCGCAATGACAATTTCGTTGCCGGGGGCGCCGGAGGCGTCGCCTCCACCGATTTTCGAGACAGCCCGAAGGGCCTCTTCGGAGTGCCTGCAGAATGCTACATGCACCGTCAGGCGTCCTTCATCCCGAGCTTTTTCCCCGAAGGCACGAAACTGGGTGTTGATGCCGACTTCTTCTACATGCCCGCCTATGAGGGCAAGGACCTTGGCAAGCCTGTTCTCGGTGCAGGCACGGTCTTCGGCATTACCAGGGACACCGATGCGGCCCGCGCCTTCATCGAATTCCTGAAAACGCCGATTGCTCACGAAATCTGGATGGCTCAGTCGGGCTTTCTCACCCCGTACACCGGCGTAAGTTCAGAAGCCTATGCCAATGACGCGCTTAGAAAGCAGGGGGAAATCCTCGCAGAGGCCACCACCTTCCGCTTCGACGGATCCGACCTGATGCCGGGGAAGGTCGGCGCAGGCGCGTTCTGGACAGGCATGATCGACTATGTGGGCGGCAAATCCGCCAAAGACGTCGCCGCCGACATCCAGAAAGAATGGGACGCGATAAAGTAG
- a CDS encoding LacI family DNA-binding transcriptional regulator, which translates to MTSRKAINLKMLSEALGLSQTTVSRALNGFPEVAEKTRARVIEAAERLNYRPSPSAASLATGKSRMIGHVVSLSEHDMINPHFADFIAGAGEVYGQNGYDVLLRLAPPEEQERIYRDLVDDQRVDGVVVHGPLTGDSRIELLNRLGLPFVVHGRCDREGADYCWMDVNNRRAFHRAARFLLDLGHRRIALINGLEGMNFADRRRQGYEAALEEAGIGLDEKLVHSADMVEPYGYYATSELMSLASPPTAILVSSVLPAMGAARALSDLDLRAGEDVSIIAFDDCLSFLQTGYGGRVPDIPYFTAVRSSIREAGKRVAQMLLERISDPEGPLKCELWEADFVIGRTTAPPPRR; encoded by the coding sequence TTGACATCCCGCAAGGCAATCAATTTGAAAATGCTCTCCGAGGCGCTGGGCCTGTCTCAGACCACGGTATCTAGGGCGCTGAACGGGTTTCCCGAAGTGGCAGAAAAAACACGGGCCCGGGTGATCGAGGCGGCGGAGCGCCTGAACTATCGCCCCAGCCCCAGTGCTGCAAGCCTTGCCACAGGCAAGTCGCGCATGATCGGCCATGTGGTCAGTCTGTCCGAGCATGACATGATCAACCCGCATTTCGCCGACTTCATTGCCGGTGCCGGCGAGGTTTATGGTCAAAATGGCTACGATGTTCTCCTGCGGCTTGCACCGCCCGAAGAGCAGGAGCGTATTTACCGCGATCTGGTGGACGACCAGCGTGTCGATGGGGTGGTGGTTCATGGGCCGCTGACCGGCGACAGTCGCATCGAGCTCCTAAACCGGCTTGGACTACCGTTCGTGGTGCACGGTCGCTGCGACAGGGAAGGGGCGGATTATTGCTGGATGGATGTCAACAACCGGCGGGCTTTCCACCGCGCAGCCCGTTTTCTGCTCGACCTGGGGCACCGGCGCATAGCGCTCATCAACGGGCTGGAAGGCATGAATTTCGCAGACCGTCGCCGGCAGGGTTATGAAGCGGCTCTGGAAGAGGCGGGGATAGGGCTCGATGAAAAGCTGGTTCACAGCGCCGACATGGTGGAGCCATATGGCTACTACGCAACGAGCGAATTGATGTCGCTCGCCAGTCCGCCCACCGCAATTCTGGTTTCCAGCGTGTTGCCGGCGATGGGAGCGGCGCGCGCGTTGTCAGATCTCGACCTGCGTGCGGGCGAAGACGTCTCGATCATCGCCTTTGACGACTGTCTTTCCTTTCTGCAGACCGGGTACGGAGGCAGGGTGCCGGACATTCCCTATTTCACGGCGGTACGCTCCTCCATCCGGGAGGCGGGCAAGCGTGTCGCCCAGATGTTGCTGGAGCGAATCAGCGACCCTGAAGGCCCATTGAAATGCGAACTCTGGGAGGCCGATTTCGTGATCGGCCGCACCACCGCACCGCCGCCTCGCCGCTGA